One window from the genome of Elaeis guineensis isolate ETL-2024a chromosome 5, EG11, whole genome shotgun sequence encodes:
- the LOC105045809 gene encoding uncharacterized protein isoform X2, with amino-acid sequence MPASDPRRGEKGRRESMVETLEENRRGLVDYGGGDLAERPEMNVGEEGGAAGADEVSGAVVPEGANTGESRNGTGVELLEEKVAAFEEKGQGDVVNEVKEHDLVDGCFQDVEVGNLGSRGKEIGDGCSGDQELIADALETGNMVRIPLKEAKAEGLESVADLGGNVEEVVEIRNGTEPMKEDESCPEKKASTMNDVMRGDLADRKARVIESNVGPSELVAGDELGVELKLDIKEAGSVIGVTEAAATVTGGVVEVDGLEGEPANGGKVDVMETGNKTEFLEGDEVYIEREQSRANDAKGHDLMGKQLQAKEGILDPKGLEMEDGLGSEQKSEINVADGENVVECEKGTELMKKQITNQNSDCKVRGQDLVDEHLQAPEGDVGSIALETENNSGGDEKLEASVGDAGFGVGTVKTQAAVALASVEADRSEGVAGPGQKQVGYAEFSNRTELTEGVSSCPEEDKSVVGKVTDLQAAEGALGPKVLETENILDCDQKPEPGVLEVGCLSGDSNNIGEEEAGRLESIQELEPAQHKVPETSNGRELTGQVVSCPQKNQSVVTEKGGHDLADARVQASEGDGSQNQSVFVESTAGDMEGGLFLGSNQDTRICSAGWGTEAVEGSMVSGDQDRDREASVSQTSLVNTNQGNAINKEQIKEVDSLPVGDAIIEQGDHVGKDSGVEVNNPDSYVHDDLMASGPIVTAESQAGVAESVVDAALCADKDPTNKNARDKLDIITADGNSVLTGAIMESESRERQLVDQKTSGKGDITMGNSCPDLESEFVGMCTLGVQTADTCPPASVLKDSKSSVTPGLLMASELDVSGNNQEREPQSNGLLVERSDDSIVHEAESSPGICQNKDVESRVLKDETYLPKTCHEKEDLAQDAEADKKTPLLVDSVANIVIGAGGTAEQNVQVDEQGHSKIAEKQVVKRVGIRPRTSTAEKDQHASYFLPLQDKDSFSISDLVWGKVKSHPWWPGQIFDPSDASDLAMKYQKKDNLLVAYFGDKTFAWCEEHQLKPFETYFSQMEKQSSSDAFVTAVNDALGEVSRRTELGMACFCLPEGTYANVKYQTVENAGIREGIGRSVFDRSLVVDYFEPGRLVEYIEALAQLPTGGANRLELVIAQAQLKAFYRSKGYLELPVFQTGGGLMENDTEVSPSGSKLFGKDTMEHSTPTSMELNLGKRKRGRGRPSNKEKQMLEAAKKQKNLSELMEANILSPMVNDGKIGSAVKIDDNLMSLSSEKKRKVIDFDSDYSERAKKKRLDSLGDWVTKSPSPTPSSSFKVGECIRRVASQLTGSPPILRCHGETFQKSISKAEHRNFDVVDAETSTYTGVDSPKLKIGISEDYTSLGEMLSQLCLAARDPMKGYSFLSTIVSFFTDFRSFCVSSSSKEKKNVQKSGGKRGRKRTVNPQSPSSDMSTPDHMQDSYWSDMIYHNSSTNDHKRKGDASMRSLRKRRKSGGETSLALSLDRISGTARHLQVGTISPKMKQALTTERSVISLEEKIVDECTPTALILSFNGASPLPSQTDLIRTFSRYGPLKEAETEVQSKTNRVKVVFKKRADAEIAFSSAGKYSIFGPALLSYCLRYLPSTLTASPNTPPQGKNDAGSVEGGKLEVPDYHSPNTLSQGKNDAIPIEGGSSEVPGDASPNITPEGKNDAVPVEGGNTQVPGDAFLSATRVKNNVVLFKGGDLEVPDASPNTTPQDKNDAVCTPGRTFPKAKHLDGNDAVRNATQDEKDAAPIEDGSLEIPGNTSPNTIPQDDSDAAVIEGGSLEVPGYTSPRTTAQDRNDAAPVEDSSLEVPGNTNPSTTTQDQNDAALVEEIGVASDVMQVEVADRGSFEGVVQVDNQSS; translated from the exons ATGCCCGCCTCAGATCCCAGACGAGGGGAGAAAGGGAGACGGGAATCCATGGTGGAAACCCTAGAGGAAAACCGACGAGGACTTGTGGATTATGGTGGTGGTGATTTAGCTGAAAGGCCAGAAATGAATGTCGGGGAGGAAGGAGGTGCGGCGGGGGCTGATGAAGTATCGGGTGCAGTTGTTCCTGAAGGGGCTAACACTGGAGAGAGTCGGAACGGGACTGGTGTTGAGCTTTTGGAGGAAAAAGTTGCAGCTTTTGAAGAAAAGGGGCAGGGTGATGTGGTTAACGAAGTGAAGGAGCATGATCTGGTTGATGGCTGCTTCCAAGATGTGGAGGTTGGCAATCTTGGTTCCAGAGGGAAGGAGATAGGGGATGGATGCAGTGGTGATCAAGAGTTGATAGCAGATGCGCTGGAGACTGGGAACATGGTGAGAATTCCTCTTAAAGAGGCTAAAGCTGAAGGCTTGGAGAGTGTGGCAGATCTGGGAGGAAACGTGGAGGAGGTTGTGGAGATTAGAAATGGAACCGAACCCATGAAAGAAGATGAATCCTGTCCAGAGAAGAAAGCGAGCACAATGAATGATGTGATGAGAGGTGATTTGGCTGACAGGAAGGCTCGAGTCATTGAAAGTAATGTGGGTCCAAGTGAGTTGGTGGCAGGAGATGAATTGGGTGTGGAGCTGAAATTAGATATCAAGGAAGCAGGGAGTGTGATTGGGGTCACAGAAGCAGCAGCCACAGTTACAGGTGGAGTAGTTGAAGTTGATGGCTTGGAGGGTGAACCAGCTAATGGAGGGAAGGTTGATGTCATGGAGACAGGGAATAAAACTGAATTCCTTGAAGGAGACGAAGTTTACATAGAGAGAGAGCAGAGCAGAGCAAATGATGCGAAGGGCCATGATTTGATGGGCAAGCAACTTCAAGCTAAAGAGGGCATTCTAGATCCTAAGGGTCTGGAAATGGAAGATGGATTGGGTAGTGAACAGAAGTCAGAAATTAATGTGGCGGATGGAGAAAATGTGGTGGAGTGTGAGAAAGGAACTGAACTCATGAAGAAACAAATCACAAACCAGAACTCGGATTGCAAAGTTCGGGGCCAAGATTTGGTTGATGAACACCTGCAAGCTCCTGAGGGAGATGTGGGTTCTATAGCATTGGAAACAGAAAATAATTCGGGTGGTGATGAGAAGCTGGAAGCCAGTGTTGGTGATGCAGGATTTGGAGTGGGGACTGTCAAAACCCAGGCTGCTGTTGCTCTTGCAAGTGTGGAAGCTGATAGGTCTGAGGGTGTAGCAGGTCCAGGACAAAAACAGGTTGGGTATGCAGAGTTTAGCAACAGAACTGAACTCACCGAGGGAGTGTCATCTTGTCCAGAGGAGGATAAGAGTGTGGTTGGTAAGGTAACGGACCTTCAGGCTGCAGAAGGAGCACTTGGTCCTAAGGTGTTAGAAACAGAAAATATTTTGGATTGTGATCAGAAGCCGGAACCTGGTGTACTGGAGGTAGGATGTCTATCAGGGGATTCAAATAATATTGGAGAGGAGGAAGCTGGGAGATTGGAGAGTATACAAGAATTGGAACCAGCACAGCATAAGGTTCCAGAGACTAGTAATGGAAGGGAGCTCACTGGGCAAGTTGTGTCCTGTCCACAGAAGAACCAGAGCGTGGTGACTGAGAAGGGAGGTCATGATTTGGCTGATGCGCGTGTTCAAGCTTCAGAAGGAGATGGCAGTCAGAACCAATCTGTATTTGTGGAGAGTACTGCTGGAGACATGGAAGGGGGGCTCTTTTTAGGTAGTAATCAGGACACACGGATCTGCTCAGCAGGCTGGGGAACTGAGGCAGTTGAAGGGTCAATGGTGAGTGGTGATCAAGACAGAGATCGTGAAGCTTCTGTTTCTCAAACATCTTTGGTAAACACAAATCAGGGCAATGCTATCAATAAAGAACAAATAAAGGAGGTGGATTCACTGCCTGTTGGTGATGCTATAATTGAGCAAGGAGATCATGTTGGAAAAGATTCTGGTGTAGAGGTAAACAACCCAGATTCTTATGTTCATGATGACCTCATGGCCAGTGGACCAATTGTGACAGCAGAATCACAAGCAGGCGTGGCTGAAAGTGTTGTTGATGCAGCACTATGTGCAGATAAAGATCCTACCAATAAGAATGCGAGGGACAAATTAGATATTATTACAGCAGATGGGAATTCAGTTTTGACTGGTGCAATTATGGAATCAGAAAGTAGAGAAAGGCAGCTGGTTGATCAGAAGACAAGTGGTAAAGGAGATATTACTATGGGTAATTCATGCCCAGATTTAGAATCAGAGTTTGTAGGAATGTGTACACTTGGTGTACAAACTGCAGACACATGTCCACCTGCTTCTGTTCTGAAAGATTCAAAGTCATCTGTCACTCCTGGTTTGCTAATGGCTTCAGAGCTAGATGTATCTGGaaacaatcaagagagagaacctCAGTCCAATGGTTTGCTGGTTGAGAGGAGTGATGACTCAATTGTTCATGAAGCTGAATCTTCACCGGGCATATGTCAAAACAAGGATGTGGAATCCAGGGTTCTCAAGGATGAAACTTATCTGCCCAAGACATGTCATGAAAAAGAAGATTTGGCTCAAGATGCAGAAGCTGATAAGAAGACCCCTTTGCTGGTGGATAGTGTGGCAAATATTGTTATTGGTGCAGGTGGTACTGCTGAGCAGAATGTGCAAGTTGATGAACAGGGACATTCAAAAATAGCTGAGAAGCAAGTTGTGAAACGTGTCGGCATAAGGCCTCGAACTTCCACTGCTGAAAAGGATCAGCATGCTAGCTACTTCTTGCCTCTTCAAGACAAGGATTCTTTCTCTATTTCTGATTTGGTCTGGGGTAAAGTAAAGAGCCATCCTTGGTGGCCTGGCCAAATTTTTGATCCTTCAGATGCATCAGACTTGGCAATGAAATATCAGAAAAAGGATAACCTCCTTGTTGCATATTTTGGAGACAAAACTTTTGCGTGGTGTGAAGAACATCAGCTGAAgccttttgagacatatttctcacagatggaaaagcagagcaGTTCAGATGCATTTGTAACTGCTGTAAATGATGCACTAGGTGAAGTCTCTAGGCGGACAGAATTGGGAATGGCCTGTTTTTGTTTGCCTGAAGGAACTTATGCTAACGTTAAGTACCAAACAGTTGAGAATGCTGGCATACGAGAAGGGATTGGTAGATCTGTTTTTGACAGGTCTCTGGTTGTAGATTATTTTGAGCCTGGCAGGCTTGTTGAGTATATTGAAGCCTTAGCCCAATTACCAACTGGAGGGGCTAACAGACTTGAGCTTGTGATAGCTCAGGCTCAGCTGAAGGCCTTTTATCGGTCAAAGGGGTATCTTGAACTTCCTGTTTTCCAAACTGGTGGAGGATTGATGGAGAATGATACTGAGGTCTCACCCTCTGGTAGTAAATTATTTGGGAAAGATACTATGGAGCACTCAACTCCTACTTCCATGGAACTAAATCTTGGGAAGCGCAAGAGAGGCAGAGGGAGGCCCTCCAATAAAGAAAAACAGATGTTGGAGGCTGCTAAAAAACAGAAGAACTTATCTGAACTAATGGAAGCAAACATtctctctcctatggtaaatgatgGCAAAATTGGATCTGCAGTAAAAATTGATGACAATTTGATGTCACTTTCTTCTGAAAAGAAACGCAAGGTCattgattttgattctgattaCTCAGAGAGAGCTAAGAAAAAACGGCTTGATTCTTTAGGAGATTGGGTCACCAAGTCACCCTCTCCAACTCCTAGTAGTTCTTTCAAGGTTGGAGAATGCATCCGTCGAGTTGCAAGCCAGCTGACTGGTTCCCCACCTATCCTTAGGTGCCATGGTGAAACATTTCAGAAGAGCATTTCCAAGGCTGAGCATAGAAATTTTGATGTTGTTGATGCCGAGACTTCTACTTACACTGGTGTAGACAGCCCAAAATTAAAGATAGGCATATCAGAGGATTATACCTCCCTGGGTGAAATGCTGTCTCAGCTGTGCTTAGCTGCAAGGGATCCTATGAAGGGATACAGTTTTCTGTCAACGATAGTTAGTTTCTTCACCGATTTCAGAAGTTTTTGTGTTTCAAGTTCTTCCAAGGAAAAGAAGAATGTTCAGAAAAGTGGAGGTAAAAGGGGTAGGAAAAGAACCGTCAATCCTCAGTCACCCTCTTCTGATATGTCGACACCTGATCATATGCAGGACTCCTATTGGTCTGACATGATATACCATAACAGCTCAACAAATGATCATAAAAGGAAAGGAGATGCTTCTATGCGAAGCCTAAGGAAAAGGAGAAAATCTGGAGGGGAAACATCACTCGCTTTGTCATTAGACCGTATATCTGGTACTGCACGACATCTTCAGGTTGGAACCATCAGTCCTAAAATGAAACAAGCATTGACAACAGAAAGATCAGTAATCAGTTTGGAAGAAAAAATTGTTGATGAGTGCACGCCGACTGCACTGATTTTGAGCTTTAATGGAGCAAGTCCTCTTCCTTCTCAAACAGATCTCATCAGGACTTTCAGTCGCTATGGACCTCTGAAGGAAGCGGAAACAGAAGTTCAAAGCAAGACCAATCGTGTCAAAGTAGTCTTCAAGAAACGTGCTGATGCTGAAATAGCTTTCAGTAGTGCAGGAAAGTATAGCATTTTTGGGCCAGCACTTCTTAGTTATTGTCTTAGATACTTGCCATCAACACTTACTGCTTCTCCAAACACCCCACCACAAGGCAAAAATGATGCAGGATCCGTTGAAGGTGGCAAATTAGAGGTTCCAGATTATCATTCTCCAAATACTCTATCACAAGGCAAAAATGATGCAATACCCATTGAAGGTGGCAGCTCAGAGGTTCCAGGTGATGCTTCCCCAAATATCACACCAGAAGGCAAAAATGATGCAGTACCTGTTGAAGGTGGCAACACACAGGTTCCAGGTGATGCTTTTCTGAGTGCCACACGAGTCAAAAACAATGTGGTACTCTTCAAAGGTGGCGACTTAGAGGTTCCTGATGCTTCTCCAAATACCACACCACAAGACAAAAATGATGCCGTGTGCACCCCAG GTAGGACTTTTCCAAAAGCTAAACACTTAGACGGCAATGATGCAGTACGAAATGCCACACAAGATGAAAAGGATGCAGCACCAATTGAAGATGGCAGCTTGGAGATTCCAGGAAATACTTCTCCAAATACTATCCcacaagatgatagtgatgcggCAGTAATAGAAGGTGGCAGCTTAGAGGTTCCAGGTTATACTTCTCCACGTACTACTGCACAAGACAGAAATGATGCAGCACCAGTTGAAGATAGCAGCTTAGAGGTTCCAGGCAATACTAATCCAAGTACTACCACACAAGACCAAAATGATGCTGCACTTGTTGAAG AAATTGGTGTTGCATCAGATGTTATGCAAGTGGAAGTTGCGGACAGAGGGTCATTTGAAGGGGTTGTTCAGGTGGATAATCAATCTAGTTAA
- the LOC105045809 gene encoding uncharacterized protein isoform X1, which yields MPASDPRRGEKGRRESMVETLEENRRGLVDYGGGDLAERPEMNVGEEGGAAGADEVSGAVVPEGANTGESRNGTGVELLEEKVAAFEEKGQGDVVNEVKEHDLVDGCFQDVEVGNLGSRGKEIGDGCSGDQELIADALETGNMVRIPLKEAKAEGLESVADLGGNVEEVVEIRNGTEPMKEDESCPEKKASTMNDVMRGDLADRKARVIESNVGPSELVAGDELGVELKLDIKEAGSVIGVTEAAATVTGGVVEVDGLEGEPANGGKVDVMETGNKTEFLEGDEVYIEREQSRANDAKGHDLMGKQLQAKEGILDPKGLEMEDGLGSEQKSEINVADGENVVECEKGTELMKKQITNQNSDCKVRGQDLVDEHLQAPEGDVGSIALETENNSGGDEKLEASVGDAGFGVGTVKTQAAVALASVEADRSEGVAGPGQKQVGYAEFSNRTELTEGVSSCPEEDKSVVGKVTDLQAAEGALGPKVLETENILDCDQKPEPGVLEVGCLSGDSNNIGEEEAGRLESIQELEPAQHKVPETSNGRELTGQVVSCPQKNQSVVTEKGGHDLADARVQASEGDGSQNQSVFVESTAGDMEGGLFLGSNQDTRICSAGWGTEAVEGSMVSGDQDRDREASVSQTSLVNTNQGNAINKEQIKEVDSLPVGDAIIEQGDHVGKDSGVEVNNPDSYVHDDLMASGPIVTAESQAGVAESVVDAALCADKDPTNKNARDKLDIITADGNSVLTGAIMESESRERQLVDQKTSGKGDITMGNSCPDLESEFVGMCTLGVQTADTCPPASVLKDSKSSVTPGLLMASELDVSGNNQEREPQSNGLLVERSDDSIVHEAESSPGICQNKDVESRVLKDETYLPKTCHEKEDLAQDAEADKKTPLLVDSVANIVIGAGGTAEQNVQVDEQGHSKIAEKQVVKRVGIRPRTSTAEKDQHASYFLPLQDKDSFSISDLVWGKVKSHPWWPGQIFDPSDASDLAMKYQKKDNLLVAYFGDKTFAWCEEHQLKPFETYFSQMEKQSSSDAFVTAVNDALGEVSRRTELGMACFCLPEGTYANVKYQTVENAGIREGIGRSVFDRSLVVDYFEPGRLVEYIEALAQLPTGGANRLELVIAQAQLKAFYRSKGYLELPVFQTGGGLMENDTEVSPSGSKLFGKDTMEHSTPTSMELNLGKRKRGRGRPSNKEKQMLEAAKKQKNLSELMEANILSPMVNDGKIGSAVKIDDNLMSLSSEKKRKVIDFDSDYSERAKKKRLDSLGDWVTKSPSPTPSSSFKVGECIRRVASQLTGSPPILRCHGETFQKSISKAEHRNFDVVDAETSTYTGVDSPKLKIGISEDYTSLGEMLSQLCLAARDPMKGYSFLSTIVSFFTDFRSFCVSSSSKEKKNVQKSGGKRGRKRTVNPQSPSSDMSTPDHMQDSYWSDMIYHNSSTNDHKRKGDASMRSLRKRRKSGGETSLALSLDRISGTARHLQVGTISPKMKQALTTERSVISLEEKIVDECTPTALILSFNGASPLPSQTDLIRTFSRYGPLKEAETEVQSKTNRVKVVFKKRADAEIAFSSAGKYSIFGPALLSYCLRYLPSTLTASPNTPPQGKNDAGSVEGGKLEVPDYHSPNTLSQGKNDAIPIEGGSSEVPGDASPNITPEGKNDAVPVEGGNTQVPGDAFLSATRVKNNVVLFKGGDLEVPDASPNTTPQDKNDAVCTPGGNFEISGSIPPNITPQNEDDAVLIEGGNFEIPGRTFPKAKHLDGNDAVRNATQDEKDAAPIEDGSLEIPGNTSPNTIPQDDSDAAVIEGGSLEVPGYTSPRTTAQDRNDAAPVEDSSLEVPGNTNPSTTTQDQNDAALVEEIGVASDVMQVEVADRGSFEGVVQVDNQSS from the exons ATGCCCGCCTCAGATCCCAGACGAGGGGAGAAAGGGAGACGGGAATCCATGGTGGAAACCCTAGAGGAAAACCGACGAGGACTTGTGGATTATGGTGGTGGTGATTTAGCTGAAAGGCCAGAAATGAATGTCGGGGAGGAAGGAGGTGCGGCGGGGGCTGATGAAGTATCGGGTGCAGTTGTTCCTGAAGGGGCTAACACTGGAGAGAGTCGGAACGGGACTGGTGTTGAGCTTTTGGAGGAAAAAGTTGCAGCTTTTGAAGAAAAGGGGCAGGGTGATGTGGTTAACGAAGTGAAGGAGCATGATCTGGTTGATGGCTGCTTCCAAGATGTGGAGGTTGGCAATCTTGGTTCCAGAGGGAAGGAGATAGGGGATGGATGCAGTGGTGATCAAGAGTTGATAGCAGATGCGCTGGAGACTGGGAACATGGTGAGAATTCCTCTTAAAGAGGCTAAAGCTGAAGGCTTGGAGAGTGTGGCAGATCTGGGAGGAAACGTGGAGGAGGTTGTGGAGATTAGAAATGGAACCGAACCCATGAAAGAAGATGAATCCTGTCCAGAGAAGAAAGCGAGCACAATGAATGATGTGATGAGAGGTGATTTGGCTGACAGGAAGGCTCGAGTCATTGAAAGTAATGTGGGTCCAAGTGAGTTGGTGGCAGGAGATGAATTGGGTGTGGAGCTGAAATTAGATATCAAGGAAGCAGGGAGTGTGATTGGGGTCACAGAAGCAGCAGCCACAGTTACAGGTGGAGTAGTTGAAGTTGATGGCTTGGAGGGTGAACCAGCTAATGGAGGGAAGGTTGATGTCATGGAGACAGGGAATAAAACTGAATTCCTTGAAGGAGACGAAGTTTACATAGAGAGAGAGCAGAGCAGAGCAAATGATGCGAAGGGCCATGATTTGATGGGCAAGCAACTTCAAGCTAAAGAGGGCATTCTAGATCCTAAGGGTCTGGAAATGGAAGATGGATTGGGTAGTGAACAGAAGTCAGAAATTAATGTGGCGGATGGAGAAAATGTGGTGGAGTGTGAGAAAGGAACTGAACTCATGAAGAAACAAATCACAAACCAGAACTCGGATTGCAAAGTTCGGGGCCAAGATTTGGTTGATGAACACCTGCAAGCTCCTGAGGGAGATGTGGGTTCTATAGCATTGGAAACAGAAAATAATTCGGGTGGTGATGAGAAGCTGGAAGCCAGTGTTGGTGATGCAGGATTTGGAGTGGGGACTGTCAAAACCCAGGCTGCTGTTGCTCTTGCAAGTGTGGAAGCTGATAGGTCTGAGGGTGTAGCAGGTCCAGGACAAAAACAGGTTGGGTATGCAGAGTTTAGCAACAGAACTGAACTCACCGAGGGAGTGTCATCTTGTCCAGAGGAGGATAAGAGTGTGGTTGGTAAGGTAACGGACCTTCAGGCTGCAGAAGGAGCACTTGGTCCTAAGGTGTTAGAAACAGAAAATATTTTGGATTGTGATCAGAAGCCGGAACCTGGTGTACTGGAGGTAGGATGTCTATCAGGGGATTCAAATAATATTGGAGAGGAGGAAGCTGGGAGATTGGAGAGTATACAAGAATTGGAACCAGCACAGCATAAGGTTCCAGAGACTAGTAATGGAAGGGAGCTCACTGGGCAAGTTGTGTCCTGTCCACAGAAGAACCAGAGCGTGGTGACTGAGAAGGGAGGTCATGATTTGGCTGATGCGCGTGTTCAAGCTTCAGAAGGAGATGGCAGTCAGAACCAATCTGTATTTGTGGAGAGTACTGCTGGAGACATGGAAGGGGGGCTCTTTTTAGGTAGTAATCAGGACACACGGATCTGCTCAGCAGGCTGGGGAACTGAGGCAGTTGAAGGGTCAATGGTGAGTGGTGATCAAGACAGAGATCGTGAAGCTTCTGTTTCTCAAACATCTTTGGTAAACACAAATCAGGGCAATGCTATCAATAAAGAACAAATAAAGGAGGTGGATTCACTGCCTGTTGGTGATGCTATAATTGAGCAAGGAGATCATGTTGGAAAAGATTCTGGTGTAGAGGTAAACAACCCAGATTCTTATGTTCATGATGACCTCATGGCCAGTGGACCAATTGTGACAGCAGAATCACAAGCAGGCGTGGCTGAAAGTGTTGTTGATGCAGCACTATGTGCAGATAAAGATCCTACCAATAAGAATGCGAGGGACAAATTAGATATTATTACAGCAGATGGGAATTCAGTTTTGACTGGTGCAATTATGGAATCAGAAAGTAGAGAAAGGCAGCTGGTTGATCAGAAGACAAGTGGTAAAGGAGATATTACTATGGGTAATTCATGCCCAGATTTAGAATCAGAGTTTGTAGGAATGTGTACACTTGGTGTACAAACTGCAGACACATGTCCACCTGCTTCTGTTCTGAAAGATTCAAAGTCATCTGTCACTCCTGGTTTGCTAATGGCTTCAGAGCTAGATGTATCTGGaaacaatcaagagagagaacctCAGTCCAATGGTTTGCTGGTTGAGAGGAGTGATGACTCAATTGTTCATGAAGCTGAATCTTCACCGGGCATATGTCAAAACAAGGATGTGGAATCCAGGGTTCTCAAGGATGAAACTTATCTGCCCAAGACATGTCATGAAAAAGAAGATTTGGCTCAAGATGCAGAAGCTGATAAGAAGACCCCTTTGCTGGTGGATAGTGTGGCAAATATTGTTATTGGTGCAGGTGGTACTGCTGAGCAGAATGTGCAAGTTGATGAACAGGGACATTCAAAAATAGCTGAGAAGCAAGTTGTGAAACGTGTCGGCATAAGGCCTCGAACTTCCACTGCTGAAAAGGATCAGCATGCTAGCTACTTCTTGCCTCTTCAAGACAAGGATTCTTTCTCTATTTCTGATTTGGTCTGGGGTAAAGTAAAGAGCCATCCTTGGTGGCCTGGCCAAATTTTTGATCCTTCAGATGCATCAGACTTGGCAATGAAATATCAGAAAAAGGATAACCTCCTTGTTGCATATTTTGGAGACAAAACTTTTGCGTGGTGTGAAGAACATCAGCTGAAgccttttgagacatatttctcacagatggaaaagcagagcaGTTCAGATGCATTTGTAACTGCTGTAAATGATGCACTAGGTGAAGTCTCTAGGCGGACAGAATTGGGAATGGCCTGTTTTTGTTTGCCTGAAGGAACTTATGCTAACGTTAAGTACCAAACAGTTGAGAATGCTGGCATACGAGAAGGGATTGGTAGATCTGTTTTTGACAGGTCTCTGGTTGTAGATTATTTTGAGCCTGGCAGGCTTGTTGAGTATATTGAAGCCTTAGCCCAATTACCAACTGGAGGGGCTAACAGACTTGAGCTTGTGATAGCTCAGGCTCAGCTGAAGGCCTTTTATCGGTCAAAGGGGTATCTTGAACTTCCTGTTTTCCAAACTGGTGGAGGATTGATGGAGAATGATACTGAGGTCTCACCCTCTGGTAGTAAATTATTTGGGAAAGATACTATGGAGCACTCAACTCCTACTTCCATGGAACTAAATCTTGGGAAGCGCAAGAGAGGCAGAGGGAGGCCCTCCAATAAAGAAAAACAGATGTTGGAGGCTGCTAAAAAACAGAAGAACTTATCTGAACTAATGGAAGCAAACATtctctctcctatggtaaatgatgGCAAAATTGGATCTGCAGTAAAAATTGATGACAATTTGATGTCACTTTCTTCTGAAAAGAAACGCAAGGTCattgattttgattctgattaCTCAGAGAGAGCTAAGAAAAAACGGCTTGATTCTTTAGGAGATTGGGTCACCAAGTCACCCTCTCCAACTCCTAGTAGTTCTTTCAAGGTTGGAGAATGCATCCGTCGAGTTGCAAGCCAGCTGACTGGTTCCCCACCTATCCTTAGGTGCCATGGTGAAACATTTCAGAAGAGCATTTCCAAGGCTGAGCATAGAAATTTTGATGTTGTTGATGCCGAGACTTCTACTTACACTGGTGTAGACAGCCCAAAATTAAAGATAGGCATATCAGAGGATTATACCTCCCTGGGTGAAATGCTGTCTCAGCTGTGCTTAGCTGCAAGGGATCCTATGAAGGGATACAGTTTTCTGTCAACGATAGTTAGTTTCTTCACCGATTTCAGAAGTTTTTGTGTTTCAAGTTCTTCCAAGGAAAAGAAGAATGTTCAGAAAAGTGGAGGTAAAAGGGGTAGGAAAAGAACCGTCAATCCTCAGTCACCCTCTTCTGATATGTCGACACCTGATCATATGCAGGACTCCTATTGGTCTGACATGATATACCATAACAGCTCAACAAATGATCATAAAAGGAAAGGAGATGCTTCTATGCGAAGCCTAAGGAAAAGGAGAAAATCTGGAGGGGAAACATCACTCGCTTTGTCATTAGACCGTATATCTGGTACTGCACGACATCTTCAGGTTGGAACCATCAGTCCTAAAATGAAACAAGCATTGACAACAGAAAGATCAGTAATCAGTTTGGAAGAAAAAATTGTTGATGAGTGCACGCCGACTGCACTGATTTTGAGCTTTAATGGAGCAAGTCCTCTTCCTTCTCAAACAGATCTCATCAGGACTTTCAGTCGCTATGGACCTCTGAAGGAAGCGGAAACAGAAGTTCAAAGCAAGACCAATCGTGTCAAAGTAGTCTTCAAGAAACGTGCTGATGCTGAAATAGCTTTCAGTAGTGCAGGAAAGTATAGCATTTTTGGGCCAGCACTTCTTAGTTATTGTCTTAGATACTTGCCATCAACACTTACTGCTTCTCCAAACACCCCACCACAAGGCAAAAATGATGCAGGATCCGTTGAAGGTGGCAAATTAGAGGTTCCAGATTATCATTCTCCAAATACTCTATCACAAGGCAAAAATGATGCAATACCCATTGAAGGTGGCAGCTCAGAGGTTCCAGGTGATGCTTCCCCAAATATCACACCAGAAGGCAAAAATGATGCAGTACCTGTTGAAGGTGGCAACACACAGGTTCCAGGTGATGCTTTTCTGAGTGCCACACGAGTCAAAAACAATGTGGTACTCTTCAAAGGTGGCGACTTAGAGGTTCCTGATGCTTCTCCAAATACCACACCACAAGACAAAAATGATGCCGTGTGCACCCCAGGTGGGAATTTCGAGATTTCAGGCAGTATACCTCCAAATATTACACCCCAAAATGAAGATGATGCAGTACTCATTGAAGGTGGTAACTTCGAGATTCCAGGTAGGACTTTTCCAAAAGCTAAACACTTAGACGGCAATGATGCAGTACGAAATGCCACACAAGATGAAAAGGATGCAGCACCAATTGAAGATGGCAGCTTGGAGATTCCAGGAAATACTTCTCCAAATACTATCCcacaagatgatagtgatgcggCAGTAATAGAAGGTGGCAGCTTAGAGGTTCCAGGTTATACTTCTCCACGTACTACTGCACAAGACAGAAATGATGCAGCACCAGTTGAAGATAGCAGCTTAGAGGTTCCAGGCAATACTAATCCAAGTACTACCACACAAGACCAAAATGATGCTGCACTTGTTGAAG AAATTGGTGTTGCATCAGATGTTATGCAAGTGGAAGTTGCGGACAGAGGGTCATTTGAAGGGGTTGTTCAGGTGGATAATCAATCTAGTTAA